The Pedobacter mucosus genome window below encodes:
- a CDS encoding response regulator — MRETKKVFVFDDNRDILDLCTFILEDAGYEIKTSENANNIEMQVAAYMPDLIFMDNWLPDSGGIEATKSLKKNPDLKHIPVIYFSANNDISSLADEAGADSYLSKPFDIAALEDIVKKFMS; from the coding sequence ATGAGAGAGACAAAAAAAGTATTCGTTTTTGATGATAATAGAGATATTCTTGATTTGTGTACCTTTATTTTAGAAGATGCGGGATACGAAATTAAGACTTCGGAAAATGCAAATAATATTGAAATGCAAGTTGCGGCTTACATGCCCGATTTAATTTTTATGGATAATTGGTTGCCAGATTCAGGCGGAATTGAGGCTACAAAGTCACTTAAAAAAAATCCTGATTTAAAACATATACCAGTAATCTATTTTTCAGCAAACAATGATATCTCTTCGCTAGCTGATGAAGCTGGGGCTGATAGTTACCTATCAAAACCTTTTGATATTGCAGCATTGGAAGATATTGTTAAAAAATTTATGAGTTAA
- a CDS encoding chemotaxis protein CheB, producing the protein MAETVIQNNCDALIIGGSAGSLDVLLEIFPHLSPKINFPIIIVTHRKASNESLLTYLLQSRTKLKVTEAEEKQVLEGGNVYIAPADYHLLVEQNKTISLDYSEKVNYSRPSIDVTFESAAEVFKQNLVCILLSGSNGDGVDGLKTVNNYGGKVVIQDPKSAVMPYMPQQAITYVSPHLIVDCVTMADYINKLNS; encoded by the coding sequence ATGGCGGAAACTGTAATCCAAAATAATTGTGACGCTTTGATTATTGGCGGCTCTGCTGGTAGCTTGGATGTATTGTTAGAGATTTTTCCGCATTTGAGTCCTAAAATTAATTTTCCAATAATAATTGTAACGCATCGAAAAGCAAGTAACGAGTCGCTTTTAACTTATCTTTTACAAAGCAGAACAAAACTGAAAGTAACCGAGGCAGAGGAAAAGCAAGTTTTAGAGGGTGGCAATGTTTATATCGCTCCTGCTGATTATCATTTATTGGTAGAGCAGAACAAAACGATTTCGTTAGATTATTCGGAAAAGGTAAATTATTCAAGGCCATCAATTGATGTAACATTTGAATCTGCTGCAGAAGTTTTTAAGCAAAATTTAGTTTGCATATTACTGTCTGGTTCAAATGGAGATGGCGTTGATGGTTTAAAGACCGTAAACAATTATGGTGGGAAAGTGGTTATACAGGATCCGAAAAGTGCTGTAATGCCCTATATGCCTCAGCAAGCAATAACTTATGTTAGTCCACATTTAATTGTAGATTGTGTTACAATGGCAGATTATATTAATAAATTAAATAGTTAA
- a CDS encoding CheR family methyltransferase — translation MVINDVISSDQVEVLLNDVLEVYGYDFLEYSHASIKRRITRLFLLDKFVSFAEFRYVVKTDKQYFKRFLEEITVNVTEMFRDPQFYKALRQDVLPNLGTYPFIRIWVAGCSTGEEAYSLAIVLSEINLLHKSLIYATDINPLVLEKAKKGMFPLTYLKGYSENYLQSGGSKEFSSYYIANYSLAKFDQSLSAKMIFSTHNLASDHSFNEFQLILCRNVLIYFDKDLQHKVFNLFDSSIEKLGYLALGSKESLDFWSGAKNYKRIRTEKIWRKL, via the coding sequence ATAGTGATAAATGATGTAATAAGTAGTGATCAAGTAGAAGTATTGCTAAACGATGTTTTAGAGGTTTACGGCTACGACTTTTTGGAGTATTCGCATGCATCAATAAAACGCCGGATAACGCGATTATTTTTACTCGATAAGTTTGTTAGTTTTGCAGAATTTAGATACGTTGTTAAAACTGATAAGCAATATTTTAAAAGGTTTTTAGAGGAAATTACGGTTAACGTTACAGAAATGTTTCGTGATCCACAGTTTTACAAAGCCCTTAGGCAAGATGTTTTGCCAAACCTAGGTACTTATCCTTTTATAAGGATTTGGGTTGCAGGTTGCTCAACAGGAGAGGAAGCTTATTCCTTGGCGATTGTTTTAAGTGAGATTAATTTGCTTCATAAATCGCTTATATACGCAACAGATATAAATCCTTTGGTTTTAGAAAAGGCAAAAAAGGGAATGTTTCCGCTTACTTATTTAAAAGGGTATTCTGAAAATTACCTTCAATCTGGTGGCTCAAAAGAGTTTTCGTCATATTATATTGCCAACTATTCCCTTGCTAAATTTGATCAAAGTTTAAGCGCTAAAATGATTTTTTCTACACATAACTTAGCTTCTGATCATTCATTTAATGAGTTTCAATTAATTTTATGTCGCAATGTTTTAATATATTTCGACAAAGATTTGCAGCATAAAGTTTTTAATTTATTTGATTCAAGCATAGAAAAATTAGGCTATTTGGCTTTGGGAAGTAAGGAAAGCTTAGATTTTTGGTCGGGAGCGAAAAATTACAAACGGATTAGAACAGAAAAGATATGGCGGAAACTGTAA
- a CDS encoding response regulator — MLKKLILIIDDDNRNIFALKAVLKAKGFECLSATNPQDGFAIIEANENIAIVLMDMMMPDMDGYQAISVMKNSTRMQNIPVLAVTAQAMVGDKERCLTAGASGYISKPINVDDLLLQMEIFIK; from the coding sequence ATGTTAAAAAAATTAATTCTCATTATTGATGATGACAATCGAAACATTTTTGCGCTTAAGGCTGTTTTAAAGGCCAAAGGTTTCGAATGTTTATCGGCCACAAACCCACAAGATGGGTTTGCAATTATTGAAGCTAATGAAAATATTGCCATTGTTTTAATGGATATGATGATGCCTGATATGGATGGCTACCAAGCAATTTCAGTAATGAAAAATTCGACTCGAATGCAAAATATCCCGGTATTAGCTGTTACCGCACAGGCTATGGTCGGCGATAAAGAGCGGTGTTTAACTGCCGGAGCATCAGGATATATTTCCAAGCCCATAAATGTTGATGATTTATTACTTCAGATGGAAATTTTTATTAAATAA
- a CDS encoding response regulator — MKRTLKNNLRLGLGLSLIILFISSLASYVSIINLIKNTELVKHSDEVILNTEDVISYLKDAETGQRGFLLTGNKVFLQPYVGASDSADSLLKKIKIDTKDNPVQQKSIASLRNILLQRMKIIKSTIEIKSLGGQIDPIVLYQGKTYMDEARIIVKSMVKEERRLLEERTSELNKFISFAPILILVAAALAILITIFFYRKVSIDFDERLKLQTEIEEKKLEMEKRIVAIKEIAHQISNGNYGVRLDSASEDDIGVLSVSLNTMSSSLKKSFDRLAENEWLQTGMANLNVRMVGEKDVFHLADDIIDFLVTYTKCQVGAIYLIKDDGQLHLKSQYALEGQKLPQILQLGEGLIGQAVKSGKTIILDDVPQGEMTISYVSGNNHPTQLLILPIIRNGISIGGIELGNLTTFSDLQLHFLNLVISDIGTALLGAQNRFKLQQLLEETQAQSEELQVQHNELEEMNAELEAQAQKLQASEEELRVQQEELMQSNQELEERSSLLEEKNELIEERNLEIGQKAEALELSTKYKSEFLANMSHELRTPLNSILLLSRLMAENEEMDKEHQEYATVIQSSGQGLLSLIDEILDLSKIEAGKMELDQANIKLDDVINNLRSMFNPVAKEKALNLTLIKENDVPEFFHTDKMRLEQILNNLLSNAIKFTSKGTISLDISKNEKINALIFKVTDTGVGIAYEKQAMVFEAFQQADGSTKRKYGGTGLGLSISRELAKLLGGFIDLESKENVGSTFTLTLPVDSSKGLNGVINPLEKSLPFAPEYVSKKVNNLTVANIPQEIEDDRNNISPNDKVILIIEDDTPFAKTLLDFTRKQKYKGLVAVRGDVGLEMAKEYKPLAILLDIQLPIKDGWQVMEELKADPETRPIPVHIMSSLQVKKESLLKGAVDFINKPFAFEHMQEIFTKLENALSRHPKKVLIVEENEQHAKALSYFLSNFNIQAEIVNQVNDSVAALHRPEVNCVILDMGIPDKHAYETLEVVKKTPGLENLPIIIFTGKNLSKGEENRIKQYADSIVMKTAHSYQRILDEAGLFLHLVEEKNKDQTKLTSKYIELQDVLKGKTVLVADDDVRNIFSLTKVLEQHQMKVITATDGKEALKLLKENKQVDVVLMDMMMPELDGYETTSTIRLDTKYRNLPILAVTAKAMMGDREKCIAAGASDYISKPVDMDQLVSLLRVWLYENHPKF, encoded by the coding sequence ATGAAAAGAACGCTTAAAAACAACTTACGCTTAGGCCTTGGCTTATCGCTCATAATTCTTTTTATAAGCTCGCTTGCATCGTATGTAAGTATTATTAACCTTATAAAAAATACCGAACTAGTTAAGCATAGCGATGAAGTAATTTTAAATACAGAAGACGTAATCTCCTACTTAAAAGATGCTGAAACCGGACAAAGAGGATTCCTTTTAACAGGTAATAAAGTGTTTTTACAGCCATATGTAGGCGCAAGCGATTCTGCAGATTCGCTATTGAAAAAAATTAAAATTGATACTAAAGATAATCCTGTTCAACAAAAAAGTATTGCATCGCTGCGCAATATTTTATTGCAAAGAATGAAGATTATTAAATCTACGATAGAGATAAAATCGTTAGGTGGCCAAATCGATCCAATCGTTTTATACCAGGGCAAAACTTACATGGATGAAGCCCGTATTATCGTTAAATCGATGGTGAAGGAAGAGCGAAGGTTGCTTGAAGAACGAACCAGCGAATTAAATAAATTCATTTCTTTTGCGCCAATCCTAATCTTGGTTGCTGCTGCTTTAGCCATTTTGATTACCATCTTTTTTTATAGAAAGGTTTCCATTGATTTTGATGAGCGACTTAAACTTCAAACAGAGATCGAAGAAAAAAAATTAGAAATGGAGAAACGCATTGTAGCCATAAAAGAAATTGCACATCAAATTTCGAATGGCAATTACGGTGTTAGGTTAGATAGCGCATCAGAAGATGATATAGGCGTGCTCTCTGTATCATTAAATACAATGTCTTCGTCGCTTAAAAAATCGTTTGACAGACTTGCAGAAAATGAATGGCTACAAACGGGTATGGCAAACCTAAATGTTAGAATGGTTGGCGAAAAGGATGTTTTTCATTTAGCTGATGATATTATTGATTTTTTGGTTACTTATACGAAGTGCCAGGTTGGGGCTATTTATTTAATTAAGGATGATGGACAACTTCATTTGAAAAGTCAGTATGCTTTAGAAGGTCAAAAATTACCGCAAATATTACAACTTGGCGAAGGCTTAATCGGACAAGCAGTAAAATCTGGTAAAACCATTATTTTGGATGATGTTCCACAAGGAGAGATGACGATAAGTTATGTTTCCGGAAATAATCATCCTACACAATTGCTAATTCTTCCCATAATTAGAAATGGTATTTCAATTGGAGGAATAGAGTTGGGCAATCTCACAACCTTTAGCGATCTACAATTACACTTTCTAAATCTAGTAATTTCTGATATTGGCACCGCTTTGTTAGGTGCTCAAAATAGATTTAAGCTTCAACAGTTGCTAGAGGAAACTCAAGCTCAATCAGAAGAATTGCAAGTTCAACATAATGAGTTGGAAGAAATGAATGCAGAGCTTGAAGCACAAGCTCAAAAACTTCAGGCATCAGAAGAAGAGCTACGCGTGCAACAAGAAGAATTGATGCAAAGCAACCAGGAACTAGAGGAAAGAAGTAGCTTATTAGAAGAAAAAAACGAGCTTATAGAAGAGCGTAATTTGGAGATTGGCCAAAAAGCGGAGGCATTAGAACTAAGCACTAAGTATAAATCTGAGTTTTTAGCAAATATGTCTCATGAGTTGCGTACGCCATTAAATTCTATTCTGTTATTATCAAGATTAATGGCCGAAAACGAAGAAATGGATAAAGAACATCAGGAATATGCAACGGTTATCCAAAGTTCAGGACAAGGTCTTTTAAGTTTAATCGATGAGATTTTAGATCTTTCTAAAATTGAAGCAGGAAAAATGGAGCTGGATCAAGCTAATATAAAACTTGACGATGTGATCAATAATTTACGCTCAATGTTTAATCCTGTTGCTAAAGAGAAAGCTTTAAATCTAACATTGATTAAGGAAAATGATGTTCCAGAATTTTTTCATACAGACAAAATGAGGCTGGAACAAATCTTAAACAACTTATTATCAAACGCCATAAAATTTACATCAAAAGGTACAATAAGTCTTGATATTAGTAAAAATGAAAAAATAAACGCTTTAATTTTTAAGGTAACTGATACTGGAGTTGGTATTGCTTATGAGAAGCAGGCAATGGTTTTTGAAGCTTTCCAACAAGCAGATGGCTCTACAAAACGAAAATATGGTGGTACAGGATTAGGGCTTTCTATTAGTAGAGAACTGGCAAAACTTTTAGGCGGTTTTATTGATTTAGAAAGCAAAGAAAATGTAGGAAGTACATTTACGCTAACCTTGCCTGTAGATAGCAGCAAAGGCTTAAATGGCGTTATAAATCCGTTGGAAAAAAGTTTGCCTTTTGCACCAGAATATGTATCAAAAAAAGTAAATAATTTAACGGTAGCAAATATTCCTCAAGAGATTGAAGACGATCGAAATAATATTTCGCCTAATGATAAAGTTATTTTAATTATTGAAGATGATACGCCATTTGCTAAAACTCTTCTAGATTTTACACGTAAGCAAAAATACAAAGGTTTAGTGGCCGTAAGAGGCGATGTGGGCCTCGAAATGGCAAAGGAATACAAGCCTTTAGCGATATTATTAGATATTCAACTGCCAATTAAAGATGGCTGGCAGGTAATGGAAGAATTAAAAGCTGACCCTGAAACTAGACCAATTCCGGTTCATATCATGTCATCACTACAGGTGAAAAAAGAAAGTTTACTAAAAGGTGCTGTAGATTTTATAAATAAACCTTTTGCATTTGAACACATGCAAGAAATTTTTACAAAGCTTGAAAATGCATTGAGTCGCCACCCTAAAAAGGTGCTAATTGTAGAAGAAAATGAGCAGCACGCTAAAGCATTAAGTTACTTTTTAAGCAATTTTAACATTCAGGCGGAAATTGTAAACCAGGTAAATGATAGTGTTGCTGCGCTTCATCGCCCAGAGGTTAATTGCGTAATTTTAGACATGGGCATTCCTGATAAACACGCTTATGAAACACTAGAAGTAGTTAAAAAAACGCCAGGATTAGAGAATTTACCGATTATTATTTTTACAGGTAAAAACCTATCAAAAGGAGAAGAAAACCGCATTAAACAATATGCAGATTCTATCGTAATGAAAACTGCACATTCTTATCAACGTATTTTAGATGAAGCAGGACTATTTCTTCACCTTGTGGAAGAAAAAAACAAAGATCAGACTAAACTTACAAGTAAATATATTGAGCTGCAAGATGTTTTAAAAGGCAAAACCGTATTAGTAGCTGACGACGATGTAAGAAATATATTTTCTTTAACCAAAGTTTTAGAGCAACATCAAATGAAGGTTATTACCGCTACCGATGGAAAAGAAGCGCTAAAATTGTTAAAAGAAAACAAACAAGTAGATGTTGTTTTAATGGATATGATGATGCCAGAGTTGGATGGTTACGAAACTACATCGACCATTCGATTAGATACAAAATATAGAAATCTGCCAATTTTAGCTGTAACGGCAAAAGCGATGATGGGTGATAGAGAAAAATGTATAGCGGCAGGTGCTTCTGATTATATTAGTAAACCTGTGGATATGGATCAGTTGGTATCACTTTTACGTGTTTGGTTGTATGAAAATCATCCTAAATTTTAA
- a CDS encoding hybrid sensor histidine kinase/response regulator has product MILIVDDRPENLISLQKVLQAHNFEVDTALSGEEALKKVLKTNYVLIILDVQMPDMDGFEVAEAISGFSKAKDTAIIFLSAASTELKFITKGYLSGGLDYIIKPVDINVLLLKIKTFYRIYEQNRKLNEVQEKLIEEIEFRKLAEHKKDEFISIASHELKTPLTSVKGYIQLLQRSLDKNDKVLSQSHLAKASIQLEKLNDLIVDLLDISKIESGKLKFNMKSFSADKMVSNTIEMLQHSYPDYKINKLGIASEDVFGDEMRLEQVVINFITNAIKYAPDTNQVNVSINIKDEKLFLSVKDFGIGISKEQQEKIFEKFYRVEDNSNRFNGLGIGLYICSEIISRHNGSIGVNSAPNEGSEFYFIVPITEEKILTAQL; this is encoded by the coding sequence ATGATCCTTATAGTTGATGATAGGCCTGAAAACCTTATATCCTTACAAAAAGTACTACAAGCACATAATTTTGAGGTTGATACCGCATTATCAGGTGAAGAAGCGTTAAAAAAAGTTTTAAAAACCAATTACGTATTAATAATATTGGATGTTCAAATGCCAGATATGGATGGCTTTGAAGTTGCTGAAGCCATATCTGGTTTCAGTAAAGCTAAAGATACAGCCATTATTTTTCTATCAGCTGCTAGCACAGAATTAAAATTTATTACTAAAGGTTATTTAAGCGGAGGATTAGATTACATCATCAAGCCAGTTGATATTAATGTGCTCTTACTCAAAATCAAAACTTTTTATCGCATTTACGAGCAGAATCGAAAACTCAATGAAGTTCAGGAAAAGTTAATAGAAGAAATTGAATTTCGCAAACTCGCAGAACATAAAAAAGATGAATTTATAAGTATTGCCAGTCATGAACTTAAAACACCTTTAACAAGTGTTAAAGGTTATATTCAGCTGTTACAAAGGAGCTTAGATAAAAATGATAAAGTTCTATCTCAAAGTCATTTGGCAAAAGCCAGTATACAATTAGAAAAACTTAATGATTTAATTGTTGATTTGCTCGATATCTCCAAGATTGAAAGTGGAAAACTTAAATTTAATATGAAAAGTTTTTCGGCTGATAAAATGGTTAGTAATACCATAGAAATGCTGCAACATTCCTATCCCGATTACAAGATAAACAAACTTGGTATTGCTTCTGAAGATGTTTTTGGTGATGAAATGCGATTAGAGCAAGTGGTCATAAACTTTATTACAAACGCCATAAAGTATGCTCCAGATACCAACCAGGTAAATGTTTCTATCAATATAAAAGACGAAAAACTTTTTCTATCAGTAAAAGATTTTGGCATTGGAATTTCAAAAGAACAGCAAGAAAAAATATTTGAAAAATTTTATAGAGTAGAAGATAATAGCAACCGTTTTAATGGTCTGGGTATCGGCTTATACATTTGCTCCGAAATTATAAGTCGGCATAATGGATCAATCGGTGTAAATAGCGCACCAAATGAAGGTTCAGAATTCTATTTTATTGTTCCAATTACCGAAGAAAAAATTCTTACTGCTCAACTATAA
- the ypfJ gene encoding KPN_02809 family neutral zinc metallopeptidase has translation MQWFGKGSNNVEDGRSGGGGKTILGGGIGLIVVVLGLFFGKDFTGLVSQMPAAADNTEVKQGVPSNDPQAVFVSGVLESTEQVWDKEFQAMGKQYEYPKLRLFREGVQTACGNASADVGPFYCPGDQKVYIDLAFYDELKNRFGAAGDFAQAYVIAHEVGHHVQNLLGISEKLDQARGQVSETEYNRLSVKLELQADFFAGLWAHNAQNLKDFKLDEGDIEEALTAANAIGDDKLQKQATGEVTPDSFTHGTSQQRMYWFKKGFETGDIKQGDTFNTANL, from the coding sequence ATGCAATGGTTCGGTAAAGGCAGTAATAATGTAGAAGATGGAAGAAGTGGCGGCGGTGGTAAAACCATTTTAGGTGGTGGAATCGGATTAATTGTAGTTGTACTTGGTTTATTCTTCGGGAAAGATTTTACTGGTTTAGTAAGTCAAATGCCTGCAGCTGCAGATAATACAGAAGTTAAACAAGGCGTACCAAGTAATGATCCGCAAGCTGTATTCGTTTCTGGTGTTTTAGAGTCGACCGAACAAGTTTGGGATAAAGAATTTCAGGCGATGGGTAAACAATACGAATACCCAAAACTTAGGCTTTTTAGAGAAGGTGTTCAAACCGCTTGCGGAAATGCAAGTGCAGATGTTGGTCCTTTTTATTGCCCAGGAGACCAGAAAGTATATATCGATTTAGCTTTTTATGATGAATTAAAAAACCGTTTTGGTGCTGCCGGAGATTTTGCTCAAGCATACGTAATTGCGCATGAGGTTGGTCATCATGTTCAAAATCTTTTAGGAATTTCCGAAAAACTGGATCAAGCCCGCGGGCAAGTGAGCGAGACAGAATACAATAGATTATCTGTTAAATTAGAGTTACAAGCAGACTTTTTTGCTGGACTTTGGGCGCATAATGCACAAAACTTAAAAGATTTTAAGTTAGATGAAGGCGACATTGAAGAAGCGCTAACTGCTGCAAACGCCATTGGTGATGATAAATTGCAAAAACAAGCGACCGGCGAAGTTACTCCAGACTCGTTTACCCACGGCACATCACAACAAAGAATGTATTGGTTTAAAAAAGGCTTCGAAACTGGTGATATTAAACAAGGAGATACCTTTAATACGGCTAATTTATAA
- the gltX gene encoding glutamate--tRNA ligase — MDKKVRVRFAPSPTGGLHLGGVRTALFNYLFAKKNNGTFVLRVEDTDQNRFVEGAEQYIVDCLDWCGITPDESPNNPGVYGPYRQSERKPSYRKFAEQLISDGYAYYAFDTPEDLDAKRKEIPNFQYGQATRMQMHNSLTLTISEVEDLLAAKTPYVIRIKVPEQEIVHFNDLIRGNVSFETAIVDDKVLLKADGMPTYHLAVVVDDKAMEISHAFRGEEWLPSAPIHILLWKYLGWESDMPQWAHLPLILKPDGHGKLSKRDGDRLGFPVYAMNWTDPKTNDVTQGFKELGFMPEAFINMLALLGWNDGTEKEIFTLSELVAAFSIERISKAGAKFDFEKAKWYNHEWIKQSPVDTLQKSVKNELEKAGIEVGDDAFLNTVIDLIKDRCTLLPDFVAQSTYFFNAPTEYDSASVKPKWTPEKAAFFNAYAENLILTDVISAETAFKTLADEKGFKPGELMLPFRIMLVGGKFGPGVFDIAILLGKEETKSRIEKAIIVFNS; from the coding sequence ATGGATAAGAAAGTTAGAGTAAGATTTGCGCCAAGCCCAACCGGTGGCTTGCATTTAGGCGGTGTTCGCACTGCATTATTTAATTATTTGTTTGCTAAAAAAAACAATGGAACTTTTGTGCTTCGGGTAGAAGATACGGATCAAAATCGTTTTGTTGAAGGTGCAGAGCAATATATTGTTGATTGTTTAGATTGGTGCGGCATCACGCCGGATGAGAGTCCGAATAACCCCGGCGTTTACGGCCCTTATCGCCAAAGCGAACGTAAACCCAGTTACAGGAAATTTGCCGAGCAATTAATAAGCGATGGTTATGCCTATTATGCTTTTGATACTCCAGAAGATTTGGATGCAAAACGTAAAGAAATTCCTAATTTTCAATACGGACAAGCCACAAGGATGCAAATGCATAATTCACTAACCTTAACCATAAGTGAAGTAGAAGATTTGTTAGCCGCCAAAACACCTTATGTAATTCGGATTAAAGTTCCTGAGCAAGAAATTGTTCATTTTAACGATTTAATTCGCGGTAATGTGAGTTTTGAAACTGCCATTGTTGATGATAAAGTTTTGTTAAAAGCAGATGGAATGCCAACCTATCATTTAGCAGTTGTTGTTGATGATAAAGCAATGGAAATTTCTCATGCTTTCCGTGGGGAAGAATGGTTGCCATCTGCTCCAATACATATTTTACTTTGGAAATATTTAGGTTGGGAAAGTGATATGCCGCAATGGGCACATTTACCTCTAATTTTGAAACCCGATGGACATGGAAAGTTAAGCAAGCGTGACGGCGATCGTTTAGGATTTCCGGTATATGCCATGAATTGGACTGATCCAAAAACAAATGATGTTACCCAAGGATTTAAAGAATTGGGTTTCATGCCTGAAGCTTTTATCAATATGCTAGCGCTTCTAGGCTGGAATGATGGAACTGAAAAAGAAATTTTCACGCTCTCTGAGTTAGTAGCAGCGTTTTCAATAGAAAGAATTAGTAAAGCAGGCGCAAAATTTGATTTTGAAAAAGCCAAATGGTACAATCATGAATGGATAAAGCAATCGCCGGTTGACACGTTACAAAAATCAGTAAAAAATGAATTAGAAAAAGCTGGTATTGAAGTTGGCGATGACGCATTTCTAAATACTGTTATCGATTTAATAAAAGATAGGTGTACATTATTGCCAGATTTTGTTGCACAAAGCACATACTTTTTCAACGCACCAACAGAATACGATTCAGCCTCTGTTAAGCCAAAATGGACACCAGAAAAAGCAGCATTTTTTAATGCTTATGCAGAAAATTTAATCCTTACAGATGTGATAAGTGCTGAAACGGCATTTAAAACTCTAGCTGATGAAAAAGGATTTAAGCCTGGTGAATTAATGTTGCCTTTCCGCATTATGTTGGTTGGAGGCAAATTTGGGCCTGGTGTTTTCGATATCGCTATTTTATTAGGTAAAGAAGAAACAAAATCAAGAATTGAAAAAGCAATAATAGTATTTAATAGTTAG
- a CDS encoding sensor histidine kinase: protein MNPYEKKRRWKFFLLIFAILIGIASVFYTDSFVKKMEREEAIQVQLWVRIQERSMFLMDNDDFSAVVQTVKANTKVSVIMVDSVGVITSFFGLDSTKTIYPSADAKLDYDSLYFVRQLSKMKMQHRPLDMNILGSKYKAYYKDSFILTQLRYFPYIQLIVIFLFLLTAYAAFSSARRDEQDHVWVGLAKETAHQLGTPISSLMAWTELMKSKFDAEEDPLIAEMENDIKRLEIIADRFSKIGSKPILEDHTVYIVISDFIRYFKVRTSDKVKFSITGDEQVRALLNIPLFDWVTENLLKNAANAIENEGSISINIIENLAKEQVFIDVTDTGKGIPRSKFDAVFQPGYTTRKRGWGLGLSLTKRIVENYHSGEIFVKDSELGKGTTFRIILKSSLRYEPTTA, encoded by the coding sequence ATGAATCCTTACGAAAAGAAACGCCGCTGGAAATTTTTCCTCTTAATTTTTGCCATCTTAATCGGCATAGCCTCAGTATTTTACACAGATTCTTTCGTAAAAAAAATGGAGCGTGAAGAAGCTATTCAGGTCCAGCTTTGGGTGCGCATACAAGAACGATCCATGTTTTTAATGGATAATGATGATTTTAGTGCTGTAGTACAAACCGTTAAAGCCAACACCAAAGTTTCTGTTATAATGGTAGATTCTGTAGGCGTTATTACCTCGTTTTTTGGCTTGGATAGTACCAAAACTATTTATCCATCTGCAGATGCCAAGCTTGATTATGATAGTTTGTATTTTGTTAGGCAGCTCTCAAAAATGAAAATGCAACATCGCCCATTGGATATGAATATTCTTGGCTCAAAATATAAAGCCTATTACAAAGATTCATTCATTTTAACGCAGTTAAGGTACTTTCCTTACATACAATTAATCGTTATTTTTCTTTTCCTTTTAACGGCATATGCTGCATTCAGTTCGGCCCGACGCGATGAACAAGATCATGTTTGGGTTGGTTTGGCCAAAGAAACGGCGCATCAACTCGGTACGCCAATATCGTCATTAATGGCTTGGACAGAATTAATGAAATCAAAATTTGATGCAGAAGAAGATCCATTAATTGCTGAAATGGAGAATGATATTAAGCGACTAGAAATTATTGCAGATCGCTTTTCAAAAATTGGATCGAAACCAATTTTAGAAGATCATACCGTATACATTGTGATCAGTGATTTTATCCGTTACTTCAAAGTGCGGACTTCAGATAAAGTTAAATTTAGCATTACTGGTGATGAACAGGTTAGGGCCTTATTAAATATTCCTTTATTTGATTGGGTGACAGAAAATCTTTTAAAAAATGCCGCAAATGCCATTGAAAATGAGGGTTCTATCTCTATAAATATTATTGAAAACCTTGCCAAGGAACAGGTATTTATTGATGTTACCGATACAGGAAAAGGCATACCAAGATCTAAATTTGATGCCGTTTTTCAACCTGGCTACACTACACGTAAACGCGGTTGGGGATTAGGATTATCTTTAACCAAACGTATTGTTGAAAATTACCACAGTGGAGAAATTTTCGTTAAAGATTCTGAATTGGGAAAAGGCACAACTTTTAGAATAATTTTAAAAAGCAGTTTACGATATGAACCGACCACAGCCTAG